One genomic window of Methanosalsum zhilinae DSM 4017 includes the following:
- the hisH gene encoding imidazole glycerol phosphate synthase subunit HisH, with protein sequence MKKIVIIDYGLGNLRSVRKGLEYVGAVPIISSRDADIQDADGLILPGVGAFSDAMKNIEVLRQSIGRYMEMGKPMLGICLGQQIIMSESEEGKLTKGLDIIPGRVIRFGGQGLKVPHMGWNSIKTTKKHPLFENIEDDAYLYFVHSYYVQTDAEHTLAMCDYGVEFAAAVTNREGNVVGTQFHPEKSGKTGLKILDNFVNMC encoded by the coding sequence ATGAAAAAGATAGTCATCATTGATTATGGACTGGGCAATCTACGAAGTGTCAGAAAAGGTCTGGAATATGTAGGAGCAGTGCCCATAATATCAAGCAGGGATGCAGATATACAGGACGCTGATGGCCTAATACTCCCTGGTGTTGGAGCTTTTTCTGATGCAATGAAGAACATTGAAGTACTGAGGCAATCCATTGGAAGATATATGGAGATGGGAAAACCCATGCTTGGCATCTGTCTGGGTCAGCAGATAATCATGAGCGAATCTGAAGAAGGCAAGCTGACTAAAGGCCTGGATATTATTCCAGGACGGGTGATCCGATTTGGGGGACAGGGTCTTAAAGTACCTCATATGGGATGGAATTCAATAAAGACCACAAAAAAACATCCTCTGTTTGAAAATATTGAAGATGATGCCTATCTTTATTTTGTTCATTCCTATTATGTTCAAACTGATGCAGAGCATACCCTTGCCATGTGTGATTATGGTGTAGAGTTTGCTGCAGCTGTTACCAATCGAGAAGGAAATGTTGTAGGCACACAGTTCCATCCTGAAAAA
- a CDS encoding DUF7382 domain-containing protein → MKKNTSLLSNDNAIELPINIVVMLVIGMVALAALIAIIPPPTKNMSVNIDESGLGHSDMSPGNTIIVDASTAEDPLEIIVRITATDPDGNPVRDANVVLRGMGGVATGTTDMHGTATLVTDPARVKLGANQNEGTMDLKISANGFYDYEKKDAVMVVKTR, encoded by the coding sequence ATGAAGAAAAACACCAGTCTGCTTTCAAATGATAATGCAATTGAACTACCGATCAATATTGTTGTCATGCTTGTAATAGGCATGGTTGCACTGGCTGCACTTATTGCAATAATTCCACCGCCTACAAAGAATATGTCTGTGAACATTGACGAATCGGGATTAGGTCACAGTGATATGAGTCCTGGAAATACGATTATAGTTGATGCATCAACCGCAGAGGATCCCCTGGAGATTATTGTAAGGATCACAGCAACAGATCCTGATGGAAATCCCGTAAGAGATGCAAATGTGGTTTTGCGGGGAATGGGAGGAGTTGCCACAGGTACAACAGACATGCATGGTACAGCCACTCTGGTTACGGATCCTGCTAGAGTGAAACTTGGAGCAAATCAGAACGAAGGTACCATGGACCTGAAAATATCTGCAAATGGGTTCTATGATTACGAAAAAAAAGATGCAGTTATGGTTGTCAAGACACGTTAA